From the Telopea speciosissima isolate NSW1024214 ecotype Mountain lineage chromosome 9, Tspe_v1, whole genome shotgun sequence genome, the window CTGATATCCGGGTCCAGGTAATATAGCCCATCTCGTACCcgttgccagatcctgaaagacacaatgggTAGAATAAAGGTGAACACAATAATTTAGATCAACAATAAGGCGATAAATGGAGAGCAAGTTGGCACAAAGGTTATGGACAtggagaacaaaagaaaaaggtataGAGGGAGGACAAGAAATGGAACCTTTACCAGAGATAGCAAACAGGGAGCCATCAGCAATCCGGACCTTGTCTTTACCAGAGCAAGGAAGATAAGTACGAAACATATCCGAGAAGTTAGTCATATGGTTAGAGGCTTTAGAATCAAGAAGCCAAGATGGACTAGTAGGGGAGGATACATGGAAGATACCTAATTGGGCGAGATTAGAAGCTGGTGTAGTGGAAGAAGCTATGGTAGGAGCCGTAGTGCCAAGTTGGGTCATCATACGTTGAAGAGCAGCCATCTGTTCTGAGGAAAAAGGAGAAGCTGCAGAGGAGGAACTATCAGCAGTCTTTGAGAGCTGAGCCTAAGGGCGAGCCAACCCTTGTTTATTACCATGCCCACCTTTAGGACGAcgatgaagcttccaacaagtcTCTCTCGTGTGACGAGGACACCCACAATAGTCACACTTAACCGGCTCTTTAGCAGGAACAGCCGGTTTGCTAGGAATGCTCAGATCCGTCTGGATAGTAACAAGTGTCGATCTGGTGGGTGTAATAGATTGCATCATAACTGAGGGGCGATGCTTCTCATGTTGGAATAAATTGTAGGCCTCAAGTAGAGTAGGGAACTTATCAGTTATCACGACCAAGAACTTGAACTCGGATTTGATCATTCTCCGGGTTCAACCCTGTGAGAAAGTCATATACCCgcttgatgcaggtgcactaccttggactgaCCCAAACCCTTTCGGGAACCCAGACGGAGATAAACCGGGTTCAGTTTGGGTTTTGGTTCAGTAGGATGTTTTACTTCTTGGTCTATCTTGTAATCGGGTCCATTAGGGGTTtgctttattttataatttctttttattgctGTTGATGGAGTCGTGGTAGAGTTAagagttaggattttattttctgaAGTCCAAGATAGAGTCaagttctatttcaattttagagtTATGTTAGGAGTCTttggagtcttttattttcgtCTTTAAATACCAGCTTGTAATTGAGAAAGACAGActgaatagaatggaatagttgAATTGTGGTATGAGTAGCCTGCGTGGCTTTAGTGTGCAAGTGCattcttctctccccccccccccccctcttcttcttctccatcaacagcaataaaaagaaatcataaaataaatcaaattccCAAGGGACCCGATTACAAGATAGACCAAAAAgtaaaatatcctactgaacccgGTTAATCTCCATCTGGGTTCCCAATCGGGTTTGGGTAaatccaaggtagtgcacctgcaaTCTGTCTAAAAGTGTTGAGAGAAAGGAGATATCTCACGGGCCACACAGGTACCACGAAACTCAATTTTGTATTCCATCTTCAATCGGTCTAAAAGTGTCGATTACATccatataaataagaaagacTCCAACATAAATATGGAAACTAAATCAATCTAggtaactaaaataaaatagaaaactgCTGTCTCCTACGTAGCTATCTCATACcaaagataataaaataataaaaaattacatatcactctaataaagaaaaataaatatctaATTATTCTACTAGTTTCAAAGACCCAAATGGGACTCGGCTCATCTCTGTCTGGATTCCCAAATGGGCTCAGGCCGATCCATGGAAGTGCTACTGCATCAGAAATGTATCAAGATAATGATGGTGTCTTTATTTCTCAAAAGAAGTATGCTGAAGCTATCATCAAAAAATTCAGAATGTATAATTGCAAGCCCATGGCTACACCTCTAATGGTAGGTGCAAATTTGAGGAAGGATGATGGTGGAAAGGAAGCAAATGGTACCATGTACAGAAGTTTGATTGGCAACATGTTGTACCTCACTGCTACAAGGCCAGATATTATGTTTTTAGTAAGTTAAATGTCCAGGTTCATGCACAACCCAAATCACTTCCATTTTGGATTAGCAAAAAGGGTCTTGAGATGTATTTAAGGGACTGTTAACTATGGCATTATATTTTTCAGAACTTCTGAATTGAAATTGGTTGTGTATTGTGACAATGATTGGGGAGGTTGTGTTGAGGATATGAAGAGCACCTCTGTATATACATTTACTCTTAGACTATTGGTTCTGGTGTGTTATGTTGGGTATCTAAGAAGCAACAAACAGTTGCTCAATCCTCAGCTGAATCTGAATATATAAGTAATTTGGTTGAGAAGAATCATGGTAGACATTggggagaagcaagaagaaggaactgatatctattgtgataacaaatTAGCCATTGCTATGGCAAAGAACCCAGTCTATCACGGCTGGACACGTCACATACCCATCAAGCATCATTTCATTAGAGAAgccattgaagaaaaagaaattcaacTCAAGTTTTGCAAGACAGGGGCAGCTTGCTGACATTTTTACAGAAGCACTTCCAAAAGAGAATTTTCAGCATTTAGACAACCAATGGGTGCTCAAGAACAATACATTAAGGGGAAGAAATGTAGAAGTTAATGTCctgttttggtattttttaagtTGTGCTCTGTTTTTTGTCTTTAGTGTCTTTTCCTTGATGTTTAAGATGGGTCCAGGTGTATGGCCCAGATGTGTGCAAAACACACATATAAAAGGTATGTAAAAATCTATCCAATTGTgtgaaagaaacaagaaactaCAACAAAGAAGAAACGTTTAGCTTTCTTCCCCTATTCTTCCTTTGCGGAattttgttactttgtttttgtttacattTCACTTGAATCTTCATCAAGATTCAGCTGTAGAAGCGGCCAACAAAAGGGTCTATTATACTCTCATATCATTGTGGTGCTTTGACCAATATCTTATTTATAGACTGATTCTAGTTTTTGAATGAGCAATTTGCTATTCCTAATAACTTAGCTTTGAGTAGAAATTTATGGACCACCTTCTTAGTACTATTTTCTTTGCTGTTCTCTACAGATGTCCACAAACACTACTTTAGGGCAACAAGTACTTCAAAGCCATGGGCTGGACTTCAGAAGCTACTTTTATTGGATATCACTTGCTGCCTTGTTTGGCTTTGCAATACTTTTCAATGTTGGATATGTGCTGGCTTTAACTTTTTTAAAGTGTAAGTTCATCTTCATTTGCTTAACAGCCATATGCTatatgaaaaggaaaattacaataAATGATAAAAAAGATTAGCAAAAATTActataaaatgataaaaaatttttGTGTTCTTCAGCTCCTGGGATGTCTCGTGCTATTATTTCATATGAAAAGCTTGCTCaaatacaaggaaaagaaggctgcAATAATGGTTCTGTAGAAGAGGAATCCACTAATGGCCATCATGAAAATGTTGCAGAGCCCAAAAGAGGTGAGACCATAGTCTTaattatctattttattttcgaGGAGAGTGATAGGCACTTGACCATTTAAAGTGTTACAAAACTAGCATTTTTTTAGTACCTcctcaaaatagaaaaagaaatgaacacCATTTTTGTTATGGCACCCCTACTTATTAGTATTGGTTATCCTAATTTTTCCTTCATTATATATGAACTCCATGGTTGATTTTGTAGGAAGGATGGTCTTACCTTTTGTGCCCCTAACAATGACCTTTCAGAATCTTCATTACTACATTGACACTCCAACGGTAATCATACTAATGTAATCCTTTTTACAGTAAATTTAGTTTACTAGATAGGAAAGTCAGATCAAATGACTTTGTTTATTTCATTGGTCTCAGGCAATGAGAGAACGGggtttcaaacaaaaaaagctACAACTTCTTCATGATATTACAGGTGCATTTAGGCCTGGTGTTCTTACAGCATTAATGGGTGTCAGTGGAGCTGGGAAGACTACTCTTATGGATGTTCTTTCTGGAAGAAAAACTGGTGGTACTATTGAAGGAGAAATTAAGATTGGTGGATACCCCAAGGTTCAAGGAACATTTGCTAGGATATCAGGTTATTGTGAGCAAAATGACATACATTCTCCACAGATCACCGTGGAGGAGTCAGTGATATATTCTGCTTGGCTGCGACTGTCGCCTCAGATTGATTCAAAAACAAAAGCTGTACGACATTAATCATTTACACATAGACTATTTTTGTACCATACCTATGGGCAGAATCTAATGTTGAAGTTGTCATGAAATGCTTTTTACAGGATTTCATAAATGAAGTCCTTGAGACTATTGAGCTTGATGGAATTAAAGATACTTTGGTAGGTGTGCCTGGTGTCAGTGGTTTATCAACCGAGCAACGTAAACGTCTCACAATAGCAGTGGAGCTTATTGCCAATCCCTCGATTATCTTCATGGATGAACCCACCTCGGGATTAGATGCAAGAGCAGCTGCAATTGTTATGCGGGCAGTGAAGAATGTGGTCGGTATGGGACGGACAGTTGTTTGCACCATCCACCAGCCAAGTATAGATATATTTGAGTCATTTGATGAGGTATATCATTAATTCAAGCACTTATTATAATCTccccttccccccaccccctcctccGACATAAGAAACCTTAGAAATTGAGAATGATGTGGTGACCCCTTAGAGTAGTGCAAACACTACTAATATTATGCAGTTACAAATGGATGGAACTTCTGCACCAGACACCTAAAGTTCCTAGTTCCATTTCAACAAAACCTCAAAGAGGAGTGTTGAGTGCATAACATTTATTGCGTGTATGTTCAAGGGAACATCAACTTTATCTTCAATTCTGTTTAGTGCTGCAAATATTTTCACTTCAAAGCTACTAAATTTTCATGCAAAACCAAGTTCTGGAAGGTAGCCAACCAAAGCAAAATTCGATGGCATTTGAACTGAAGCATCTAGTTTTGCCCTGTGGATCACTCTTCTGGACATTTGGCTGTCAGACAGATGAAGAAAGATGCAGATAGGTGCCATGTTGAATTTGGGGGTATCTCAACCATCGCCCACCATATGGATCTTTGCCCTTAAGTTTTTTCCAAGGTTCCTAAGCTGCCCTCTTTCCCAAACAGAAGTGGAATTTTGTAAGCTCTAAAATGACATGCAGAGCCCTCATATTGATTAGATACGTGACCCAAGATAAAACGATAATATGAACATGTCCACAAAACATGGGCACATCAAACAATGCCTCATGGCATAAAAGCTGCTTCAGTTGGAAATTGGAACGCCTTCCAAATGAGGCTCATTTGGATCCCTGCACATATTTTTATATGTTAAGACTATTAATATATTTTAGTAAGTCCTGGAGATTCAACAAGCCAAGCATTAGCTTCTAGAAAACACTATGCTTTTGAATTTTTCGCTATAAAATGCTACGGATGTAATCTTGAAATACAGTTTTTGATCTATCTAATGCACATTTTACAATTCTTGCAGTTGGTTCTAATGAAAACTGGAGGACGCTTAATCTATGCTGGACCATTGGGTCAACATTCATCTAGGGTTATTAAGTATTTTGAGGTAAATTTACTGACTTCTGATATATTATTTTTTCACTAATTGTCATATATTATGCTGCCTTTTATGATCAGAAACAAGTGGTTGGTaaatccttcttttccttctttgtttttcaggAAATATCTGGGGTACCAAAGATTAAGGACAACTACAATCCAGCAACATGGATGTTAGAAGTTACATCTACATCTGCAGAAGCAGACCTTGGTGTTGATTTTGCCGAAATCTACAGGGATTCAAATTTATACAAGTATAACTTCCACCTCctaagagaaaagaataaaataatgtAATCCTATTCTAAATCTAGTGCATccgattttttgttttgaagctCACATCAACATCAGGTATATTTGATGATATTAAACGCCATCCAATCGTTACATTATGTGTGTTATCCTTGTATGCCTAACCTTGggaagttagctacacattcTCTAGTTGAATCTAAAGgtttattatattatatgaaTATGATATTATCCCCTCATTTTATATCTCtaaattatttttcataatCAGTATCTTCTTGCTTGCATCAATGCACTAGAAGTTGTTGCAATCAAaagatattattttttgggtgcattatagggtcTTTTCTTTCAATTGGAACTACAGTTTCCTACTCTGACATCCGACCAATACATGTTAAATCAGTTATGACTCATTATTTCATGGGCGCTCATTATAGACCACGAACTATTCGAAAAGACTTTCCTCATTTGTTAGAACTGATTTTAAGGCTATGGCTTTGATTGAAATATTGAATACATGGGGTTAATAGCACATTTACTTATTGTTTTGACTTGGAGGTGACAGTTAAAAAGCTTTACGTGTCATTTTTgtattcttccttctttttcttttttgggtaaagtaaAGTGTAACAATTCGACTAATTTTATAAAGAATATTGATTAGTTATCGATATAAACATGGTATTGTAAAATGTTATTGTAgctgattttttattctttattgtaGGGACAATGTAGAGGTTGTTAAACAATTGAGTACTTCACCGCCTGGTTCAAAGGATTTGTATTTCTCTACCTATTTTCCACAAAATGGTTGGGGGCAGTTCAAAGCATGCTTGTGGAAACAATACTTGTCCTACTGGAGAAGTCCTGATTACAATTTCAGACGTTTCTTTTTCACATTCATTGCATCTGTGCTATTTGGAATACTGTTCTGGAAGCAAGGGGGGAAGATGTAAGTCAATTTACTCAACTGGGACTGTAGAATTTAGATGACAAAAATCAAAGCTAACAACTTCAGGTTGTTACTTCAAGAGCAACTCTAGGGAGACCACCCTCATTCCCCTCATTCCTCAACCACTTCTTAATCTTCCTGTACTTGAAACCAGAGCAACACTATAAAAGGCAGGTTAAGGGATGAAGTGTCCTCCTTATGCACGAtttattcttttcatttattttcttttctcttctcgtCTTCTCAAgatgcttttttcttttctactcatttcttgacaaacaaacacagcctaagatgGACAATATTTTTTGGAAGATTATTCCCATTACTAAAATAGTTCTCTTCATTTTGTGTTGCAGAAATACCCAGCAAGACTTGCTCAATATACTTGGTGCGATGTTTGTTGCGGTGCAATTGATAGGTGTAAATCTCACCTCTGTAGTCTTACCATTTGTTGCAACAGAGCGCACTGTCTTCTATAGGGAAAGAGCTGCAGGAATGTACTCTCCATGGGCATATTCATTTGCACAGGTATAAACCTGTCTCTCAAACTCATCTAGTTGATTTGGCTCAAGTTTGTTTTGCCGCTGGGGCAAGAGAAATAAATCATACTatccttgttctttttctataacttttttacttttttacatttttactggACTTGATTAGAGATTCTACTAAGAGTTGTTCTAACATGGCACTATTGGAGGATGAAAATTTTATCCTTCTTGTGTCTAAGAGAAGCACATGGTAGGACAAGATACGAAAAAGCTAACAAGTTTTCATCCTTTTCAACTTCAGCTTTCAGTACAGTTGCCACACGTCATGCATGGGAGTACTTCCTTCTGTTGTGTCatagtataatttttttataggagagggttctctgagcaagcaggaTACACTACACCCTCACACATTGATTTTTTAAATCGTTATTTCTGTCTcatcaaaacaaataataaaatattgaatGTGTGGAGGTGCAGTGCACGCCTtaggctcagagaaccttttcccattttttattttagtattgGCCTATCAATCTTAGCTTTTCTAGTTTTCGCCATTTTAAGCTTACATGAGTTTCATTGCATACTGCAGGTGGTAATTGAGATTCCATATTTGTTCACTCAAACTTTTATATATGTCATTATCACATACCCCATGGTTGGTTACTACCCGTCAGCATATAAGATATTTTGGTACTTCTATGCCATGTTCTGTGTGCTAGCCTACTTCAATTACCTTGGAATGATGCTTTTAGCTCTGACACCAAGCGTTCGTGTTGCTGCAACATTGTCCTCCGCCTTCTTCTCAACGTTGAATCTCTTTGCTGGCTATCTAATACCCAAACCGGTAAGCATTTACTCCACTTTCTTGCTCGAAATAGTTACCTAGTTTTCAGAAAACCCTGACCAATAAATTTTCCACGTTGATTAGACGTGACTGACTTTTGATAGACCTGAGAGGTACACTAGTTCTACTTGACTGATTTGACTCCTAGACTTTGTAAAACCTGATTAATCCTGACTACAGTTAAAAATCaagtaattctttttctttttttcttttttttgaggACTATGGCTGCCTTCTGAAGTTTTATTaatcttaaaattaaaaaatgaagtACAACTTTTGGGTACATCAGGTCTGAACCCTGAACAAGTCAAACccaacaactaaaaagggtcaTATAATTTATGTTAAGGTACTTGTAATTTCCCTCCTACCGATAAGGATGTTGCATACTCCTGTTGTTAGTGGTATTATGGAGTTTGTATCTTTATGTTTTagttaagggtattatggtcctcatagttgtcaaggcattgctTAGGCCGTCTAGGCATCCAAGCGGATTTTTTGGGTTCTAGGCGGTTTTCACCTTAGTGGTATCGAATgccttggcccttatttatgccaacaATCTTgcatttgttggaaagctggttttgtgctctacctaatacaaaaagtctaaTGTAACAATAAGATCATTTGACCAAtaaaacttcttagagaacaagaacatttctctaaatcgatagcagtttaattacttatagattaGATCATATTTCCTacgaacagtataaaccaaatgtgagacaaGGTATACCATGagaatgaccaattccaagaacaatataaaccaactgtatgttttgattgttttaaacttccaatagtttgcttcttcagttctgctgtcttttAGTTCTATGtggatttttgatgacttgatgtgatttaatattgatttttgatgtctTGGTGTGACTTACTGCTGATTTTTTATGCCTTGATgtagcttaatgttgattttttgatgatataagatttatattgtaacatactaaatactgttagaaaagagggaaaataaaaaataacacttgggcagCTTGGTCGCCTAAGTGCTTACGCACCCCTCTACTGCCTTGGATCGCCTTGCTGCCttgaaaacaataaaaagggcgtacccagtgaacaaggctcccgccattgcggggtctcgggagggtcataatgtactgccttgacaactatattGGTCCTAATTTATGCTAACATGGAGTAATCTTGCATTTGTATTGTTTTGatcttataaataagaatacTTGCTCTCGGTAGGATCTATCTAAGCCTAGCCataaatttttgtttctttccatcgatttcctttttttctcttcttctctcatttcttcttccctctattgATTGTTTGATGATCTAATACTCcaacaatttatttatttatttcttttcgtAATTTACATGCTACTATTATACTTAGATCTATAGTTATAAACTTCAACTCTCAAGTAAACTCTGCTTGATGGACTACAGCATTGACATGAGTTTAAAACACTGACTGATCTAGTTTTGCTTTGTGGTGTGCTTATTTTATTGCAGCAAATTCCTGTGTGGtggatttggttttattatttatgCCCTACATCTTGGACATTAAACGGTCTCCTCACTTCACAATATGGAGATCTACAGACGGAGATATTGGTATTTGGTGAACCCCAAACTGTATCTTCCTTCTTGAGTGGATACTTAGGGTACAGTTATGACAGCTTGGATGTCGTTGCCGTTGTTCTTATTGCATTCCCATTCACAGTTGCATGTGTCTTTGCTTATTCTATAGGAAAACTGAACTTCCAAAAGAGATAAATGTTTTAAAGCCTTACCTGAATCATTAAATTTTTATATTGGCCTGGTTCAATGTAGTTCAAAATTTGGCCTAAGCTCATGTACACTTCCCATT encodes:
- the LOC122638538 gene encoding pleiotropic drug resistance protein 3-like gives rise to the protein MTLLLGPPGCGKTTLMLALSGKLNQSLKVTGEISYNGHSLEEFVPQKTSAYISQHDLHIAEMTVRETLDFSACCQGVGSRAEIMMEVSRREKQAGILPDPDVDTYMKAISVEGTGKTIQTDYILKILGLDICADSMVGDAMRRGISGGQKKRLTTGEMIVGPLKALFMDEISNGLDSSTTFQIVSCLQHLVHLTDATALISLLQPAPETYNLFDDVILMAEGKIVYHGPCCCILEFFEYCGFRCPERKGAADFLQEVVSKKDQAQYWFLKEKDYSYVSVDEFCENFKAFHIGKKLDEELSDPYDKSQSHKNALSFSFYSLNKWELFKACMSKEYLLMRRNYFVYVFKSTQLVITASIGMTVFLRTRMGVDSIHANYYLGSIFYGLMRILNDGFPEISMTVSRLTVFYKQRDSYFYPAWTYAIPSAIVKVPLSFVQSLVWTALTYYVIGYSPEFGRFLRQFILLFALHFMGTSMFRFIASVSRTVVASMTAANLTQMFLFLFGGFIIPYSYMPTWIKWGFWVCPLTYAEIGITVNEFLAPRWQQMSTNTTLGQQVLQSHGLDFRSYFYWISLAALFGFAILFNVGYVLALTFLKSPGMSRAIISYEKLAQIQGKEGCNNGSVEEESTNGHHENVAEPKRGRMVLPFVPLTMTFQNLHYYIDTPTAMRERGFKQKKLQLLHDITGAFRPGVLTALMGVSGAGKTTLMDVLSGRKTGGTIEGEIKIGGYPKVQGTFARISGYCEQNDIHSPQITVEESVIYSAWLRLSPQIDSKTKADFINEVLETIELDGIKDTLVGVPGVSGLSTEQRKRLTIAVELIANPSIIFMDEPTSGLDARAAAIVMRAVKNVVGMGRTVVCTIHQPSIDIFESFDELVLMKTGGRLIYAGPLGQHSSRVIKYFEEISGVPKIKDNYNPATWMLEVTSTSAEADLGVDFAEIYRDSNLYKDNVEVVKQLSTSPPGSKDLYFSTYFPQNGWGQFKACLWKQYLSYWRSPDYNFRRFFFTFIASVLFGILFWKQGGKINTQQDLLNILGAMFVAVQLIGVNLTSVVLPFVATERTVFYRERAAGMYSPWAYSFAQVVIEIPYLFTQTFIYVIITYPMVGYYPSAYKIFWYFYAMFCVLAYFNYLGMMLLALTPSVRVAATLSSAFFSTLNLFAGYLIPKPQIPVWWIWFYYLCPTSWTLNGLLTSQYGDLQTEILVFGEPQTVSSFLSGYLGYSYDSLDVVAVVLIAFPFTVACVFAYSIGKLNFQKR